From Strix aluco isolate bStrAlu1 chromosome 37, bStrAlu1.hap1, whole genome shotgun sequence, a single genomic window includes:
- the LOC141917325 gene encoding LOW QUALITY PROTEIN: uncharacterized protein LOC141917325 (The sequence of the model RefSeq protein was modified relative to this genomic sequence to represent the inferred CDS: substituted 1 base at 1 genomic stop codon), which translates to MCLKSPQLSPFGLPTGAGTDKQKEEQCQPREEQRGMLQGPEEEPQSPTVDVEHDGQQQPDDTQGSHRPRRPRKCSFKGTYAEDPQEATTQPPSNSGQKEYRCVECEKVFTRRSHLTHHRRIHTGENPFKCRDCGKSFMESGRLLCHRRTHTKEKTFLCTTCGKHFSFSSDLIKHQRSHTGERPYICSHCGKNFQQSYHLWRHQLAVHNGGGTDKQKEEQCQPREEQRGMLQEPKEEPQSPTVDVEHDGQQQPDDTQGSHGTRTTRKRSFKGTCGEDPQEGVTEPRISSRGKEEYKCEHCGKIFTCESRLIRHQRIHTGEKPYKCWDCGRSFTERGNLQCHQRTHTKEKPFLCTTCGRCFAWHSYLVKHQRTHTGERPYTCSQCGNSFRQSYHLRRHRKALHKGTCAGDVQGDKTQRWSRSRDKKDYKCEHCGKTFTRRSSLTCHRRIHTGEKPFKCWDCGRSFTERVRLLYHRRTHTKEKPHLCTTCGKRFSWRSNLITHQCIHTGERPYICSHCGLTFRQRDHLRKHQQTLHNGAGTDKQKEEQCQPREEQRGMLQEPKEEPPEPHGGHGARSSSRGKEEYKYYGQVFSXKGSLTRDQRIHTGEKPYLCCDCGRSLTESGSVLRYQRTHTKEKPVPCTTCGKRFSCLIMRHQEAFHNGWVELAVGMVLLGAGGWTGDLQEMELPWKNLLAAGWFLSWGKGFVFLQQAPSTQVEPGQAPPVLEEKLESKVEQTPTGQGVGVKNTHAATSKLVARAKRGTSKCPECGKIFRWSNSMRRHQRNHTGERPYKCPDCGKTFKGFSSLISLHRIHKGERPYKCLECGECFTLPDQLPPHHAPADPCTGELPHVPVLWEVIQRGRRVYCPSEAPLGGGACGPGSFPGSKFGGDLPAGVLGTWTTWLFLHPIMWDHHVQESQHLPEDLWVWAEVMFKKRCLPGKPGCSHESKGIPLVPSFVPTIFKQRLTLALVYSRVWNEQSREFPEDITSLVLRGGGAEHPSHCSPHILLPPLMVLSSHCPGLSTHPAAPCCARLCLEARARKDGRRGEARRSRDCPAPMETHGGADAPPEPLGGTHVGGRSWRTVSRGREPTPEQGRSVRSPPPEEEGAAETTGAGTDKQKEEQCQPREEQRGMLQGPEEEPQSPTVDVEHDGQQQPDDTQGNHRPRTPRKCSFKGTYVEDCQEDPTQLRSMSRGKEYKCEHCGKVFGWQGSLTRHQRIHTGEKPFKCPDCGKSFRDSWRLLSHRRGHTEEKPFLCTTCGKRFSCSSNLIRHQLIHTGERPYTCSDCGKTFRQSDQLRRHRKAVHNGAGTDKQKEEQCQPREEQRGMLQGPEEEPQSPTVDMEHDGQQQPDDTQGSGAPREPQKCSFKRTCAEDPQEATTQPPSSSTEKVYKCVDCRKVFTCGSNLSRHRRIHTGEKPFKCQDCGKSFRDSWSLLCHWRGHTEEKRFLCTTCGKRFSCSSNLIRHQLIHTGERPYSCSDCGKTFRQSYQLRRHRKAVHNGAGTDKQKEEQCQPREEQRRMLQGPEEEPQSPTVDVEHDGQQQPDDTQGSHEPRRPQKCSFKGTCAEDPQEDTSQPRCRSRQKVYKCMDCEKVFIWQDSLSRHQRIHTGEKPFKCQDCGKSFTESGNLLCHQRTHTKEKPFLCTMCGKRFSWRSNLMKHLRIHTGERPYPCSHCGKTFQRRAHVRRHQEALHNAGTKSTQLEPGQAPQVVGKKF; encoded by the exons atgtgccttaagagcccccaactgagcccctttggtctccccacaggggctgggacagacaagcagaaggaggagcagtgccagcccagggaagagcagagggggatgctgcaagggcccgaagaggagccccagagccccacggtggacgtggagcacgatggccaacagcagccagatgatacgcaagggagccacagaccaagaagaccccgaaaatgctctttcaaagggacgtaTGCTGAAGACCCACAGGAAGCCACAACCCAACCACCGAGTAATTCCGGACAGAAGGAGTACAGGTGTGTGGAATGTGAGAAGGTCTTCACCCGCAGGAGCCACCTAACCCATCACCGAAggatccacacaggagagaaCCCCTTCAAGTGCcgggattgtgggaagagcttcatgGAGAGTGGGAGACTCCTGTGTCACCGGAgaacacacaccaaggagaagacCTTTCTTTGTACAACATGCgggaaacacttctcctttagCTCAGACCTCATCAAACACCAGCGCagccacacaggagagagaccatACATCTGCTCGCACTGTGGGAAGAACTTCCAGCAGAGTTATCATCTCTGGAGGCATCAGTTAGCCgtccacaatg ggggtgggacagacaagcagaaggaggagcagtgccagcccagggaagagcagagggggatgctgcaagagcccaaagaggagccccagagccccacggtggacgtggagcacgatggccaacagcagccagatgatacgcaagggagccacGGAACAAGAACAACCCGAAAACGATCTTTCAAAGGGACGTGTGGTGAAGACCCTCAAGAAGGTGTAACCGAACCACGGATTAGCTCCAGAGGGAAGGAggagtacaagtgtgagcactgtgggaagatCTTCACCTGCGAGAGCCGCCTCATCCGTCACCAACGgatccacacgggagagaagccctacaagtgctgGGATTGTGGGAGGAGCTTCACAGAGAGAGGAAACCTCCAgtgtcaccagaggacacacaccaaggagaagccctttctctgcaccacgtgtgggagaTGCTTTGCATGGCACTCGTACCTTGTCAAGCACCAACGCACTCACACGGGAGAAAGACCGTACACCTGCTCCCAGTGCGGGAACAGCTTCCGGCAGAGTTACCACCTCAGGAGGCATCGGAAAGCCCTTCACAAAG GGACGTGTGCTGGAGATGTTCAAGGAGACAAAACCCAACGATGGAGTAGATCCAGAGACAAGAAGGActacaagtgtgagcactgtgggaagacCTTCACTCGCAGGAGCAGCTTGACCTGTCACCGACggatccacacaggagagaagcccttcaagtgctgGGACTGTGGGAGGAGCTTCACAGAGAGAGTGAGACTCCTGTATCACCGGAGAACACACACCAAAGAGAAGCCCCATctctgcaccacgtgtgggaaacgcttctcctgGCGCTCGAACCTCATCACCCACCAGTGTATCCACACGGGAGAGAGACCGTACATCTGCTCCCACTGCGGGTTGACCTTCCGGCAGAGAGATCACCTCAGAAAGCATCAGCAAACGCTGcacaatg gggctgggacagacaagcagaaggaggagcagtgccagcccagggaagagcagagggggatgctgcaagagcCCAAAGAGgagcccccagagccccacggtggacatggagcacga AGTAGCTCCAGAGGGAAGGAGGAGTACAAATATTATGGGCAGGTCTTCAGCTAGAAGGGCAGCTTGACACGTGACCAACggatccacacaggagagaagccctACTTGTGCTGCGATTGCGGGAGGAGCTTAACAGAAAGTGGGAGTGTCCTGCGTtaccagaggacacacaccaaggagaagcccgTTCCCTGCACCACatgtgggaaacgcttctcc TGTCTCATCATGAGACATCAGGAAGCCtttcacaatg GTTGGGTTGAACTAGCAGTGGGGatggtcctgctgggagcaggaggttggactggagacctccaagAAATGGAGCTGCCCTGGAAGAACCTCCTTGCTGCAGGGTGGTTCCTGAGTTGGGGCAAAGGCTTTGTCTTTCTCCAGCAGGCACCAAGCACCCAGGTGGAGCCAGGACAAGCACCCCCGGTGCTGGAGGAGAAGTTGGAGAGCAAGGTGGAGCAGACACCGACAGGACAAGGGGTTGGCGTGAAGAACACCCATGCAGCTACGAGCAAGCTGGTGGCCCGTGCCAAGCGGGGGACCTCTAAATGCCCCGAGTGTGGGAAGATCTTCCGCTGGAGTAACAGCATGAGACGTCACCAAAGAAATCACACGGGAGAACGACCCTACAAGTGCCCAGATTGCGGGAAGACCTTCAAGGGCTTCTCCAGCCTCATCTCCCTCCACAGGATCCATaagggagagagaccgtacaagTGCCTGGAGTGTGGGGAGTGCTTCACTCTTCCGGACCAGCTCCCACCTCACCACGCACCAGCGGATCCATGCACAGGAGAGCTCCCACATGTGCCTGTTTTGTGGGAAGTCATTCAGCGTGGGCGCCGGGTGTATTGTCCATCAGAGGCCCCACTTGGAGGAGGTGCCTGTGGGCCAGGGAGCTTCCCTGGGAG TAAATTTGGAGGAGATTTACCAGCAGGTGTCTTGGGTACATGGACAACGTGGCTCTTCCTTCACCCCATCATGTGGGACCATCATGTCCAAGAGTCCCAGCATCTCCCTGAGGACTTGTGGGTCTGGGCAGAGGTGATGTTTAAGAAACGCTGCCTTCCTGGGAAACCAGGGTGCTCCCATGAGTCCAAAGGGATT CCCCTGGTCCCTTCCTTTGTCCCAACAATCTTCAAGCAGCGACTGACCCTGGCATTGGTCTATTCCCGAGTTTGGAACGAGCAGAgcagagaatttcctgaagaCATCACATCCCTGGTcctgcggggtggggg GGCTGAGCACCCTTCCCACTGCTCCCCACACATCCTCTTGCCACCTCTCATGGTGCTGAGCAGCCACTGcccagggctcagcacccacccagctgcaCCCTGTTGTGCCAGATTGTGTCTGGAGG CGAGGGCAAGGAAGGACGGAAGGAGGGGGGAGGCGCGacggagcagagactgccctgcacccatggagacccacgggggagcagatgcccccccagagcccctgggagggacccacgtgggaggaagatcgtggaggactgtctcccgtgggagggagcccacgccggagcaggggaggagtgtgaggagtcctccccctgaggaggaaggagcggcagagacaacgg gggctgggacagacaagcagaaggaggagcagtgccagcccagggaagagcagagggggatgctgcaagggcccgaagaggagccccagagccccacggtggacgtggagcacgatggccaacagcagccagatgatacgcaagggaaCCACAGACCAAGAAcaccccgaaaatgctctttcaaagggacgtaTGTTGAAGACTGTCAGGAAGACCCAACCCAACTCCGGAGTATGTCCAGAGGGAAggagtacaagtgtgagcactgtgggaaggtctttgGCTGGCAGGGCAGCCTGACCCGTCACCAGCGGATCCACACTGgtgagaagcccttcaagtgcccggattgtgggaagagcttcagggATAGCTGGAGACTTTTGAGTCACAGGAGGGGACACACTGAGGAGAAGCCCTTTctctgcaccacgtgtgggaaacgcttctcctgTAGCTCAAACCTCATCAGACACCAACTCATCCATacaggagagagaccgtacaCCTGCTCAGACTGTGGGAAGACCTTTCGGCAAAGTGATCAACTCAGGAGGCATCGGAAAGCCgtccacaatg gggctgggacggacaagcagaaggaggagcagtgccagcccagggaagagcagagggggatgctgcaagggcccgaagaggagccccagagccccacggtggacatggagcacgatggccaacagcagccagatgatacgcaagggagtGGCGCACCAAGGGAACCCCAGAAATGCTCTTTCAAAAGGACGTGTGCTGAAGACCCTCAAGAAGCCACAACCCAACCACCGAGTAGCTCCACAGAGAAGGTGTACAAGTGTGTAGACTGTAGGAAGGTCTTCACATGTGGGAGTAACCTGAGCCGTCACCGAAGgatccacacgggagagaagcccttcaagtgccaggattgtgggaagagcttcagggATAGCTGGAGCCTCCTGTGTCACTGGAGAGGACACACTGAGGAGAAACGCTTTctctgcaccacgtgtgggaaacgcttctcctgTAGCTCGAACCTCATCAGACACCAACTcatccacacaggagagagaccgtacaGCTGCTCAGACTGTGGGAAGACCTTTCGGCAGAGTTATCAACTCAGGAGGCATCGGAAAGCCGTCCACAATG gggctgggacagacaagcagaaggaggagcagtgccagcccagggaagagcagaggaggatgctgcaagggcccgaagaggagccccagagccccacagtggacgtggagcacgatggccaacagcagccagatgatacacaAGGGAGCCACGAACCAAGAAGACcacaaaaatgctctttcaaagggacgtgTGCTGAAGACCCTCAAGAAGACACAAGCCAACCAAGGTGTAGATCCAGACAGAAAGTGTACAAGTGTATGGACTGCGAGAAGGTCTTCATCTGGCAGGACAGCCTGAGCCGTCACCAACGGATCCACACTGgtgagaagcccttcaagtgccaggattgtggaaAGAGCTTCACTGAGAGCGGGAACCTCTTgtgtcaccagaggacacacaccaaggagaagccctttctGTGCACCATgtgtgggaaacgcttctcctgGCGTTCGAACCTCATGAAACACCTACGCATCCACACGGGAGAGAGACCGTACCCCTGCTCACACTGTGGGAAGACCTTCCAGAGGAGGGCTCACGTGAGGAGGCATCAGGAAGCTcttcacaatg CAGGCACCAAGagcacccagctggagccaggacaaGCACCCCAGGTGGTGGGGAAGAAGTTCTAG